In a genomic window of Vigna angularis cultivar LongXiaoDou No.4 chromosome 6, ASM1680809v1, whole genome shotgun sequence:
- the LOC108343206 gene encoding uncharacterized protein LOC108343206 isoform X2 codes for MISFCRVFYVVFEFWFLRGSLTRRSATPNSFGAEAAFKLIGEAQRVLLDREKRTRLDMNLGRAPMNRATMPSHHHQNVQMNFNHVMQNTVRPSFTNLNPHQQQQSGQTSHQGPNRGRPTFWTMCSHCSVRYEYFLEVLHRSLRCQHCNRPFVALDIQSTAPSTNSTQQAFGAQNHSQNHSAFNVGVGSQGNVHTHRSRTESHKKKRHPVDDLVKPNGKRRRKRAAEFSESSESVGSTDSESEEEIRFDNDAVPGFSTHIEENPRRSTRQKHQVSYKENVSDDEGSGSPSGAGEEEHEEAAKSNEQNGLAADKKDQGQEKGKQNFYSEESVQNIKEELKEVREKEAVGSSNTDKTSEHSPLKSADQPAQFIYPDAEFSDFDKDKKEGSFAAGQIWAIYDTVDGMPRFYALIRKVLSPGFKLRITWFEPDAEEKDEIHWINEQLPVACGKHRLGNTESTEDPLMFSHLIVCEKIGRSRYEVYPRKGETWALFKNWNIKWHMDAESHRQYDFEFVEILSDYIEGMGVVVAYLGKLKGFTSLFSQLDGGKRTIQIPSAELFRFSHRVPSFKMTGREKVGVPVGSWELDPVSLPRNIEEIDVPGDLNLNVGHCPSSGNGSRSSDMSKFAREVDASTAKLNLERNNSSKENKDPVEHTGSDLSSSAAEAFEIPDPEFYNFDGGRSIEKFQVGQIWAFYGDEDGLPKYYGQIKKIRIRPEPELQVTYLTNCWIPENCVRWEDKDMLISIGRFKIKTSASPYTYTDTRSISHQVQTITDGKKEYEIFPRKGEIWALYKNWTTKIKRSDLANLKYDIVEVVGENDLWMDVVPLELVSGYKSVFKCNLNARSARTMKILWKELLRFSHQIPAFKLTEERGGNLRGFWELDPGALPHYYFSSK; via the exons ATGATTAGCTTTTGTAGGGTTTTTTATGTTGTATTTGAATTTTGGTTCCTTCGTGGAAGTTTAACGCGGCGGAGTGCTACACCAAACTCATTTGGAGCAG AAGCGGCATTTAAGCTGATTGGGGAAGCTCAAAGAGTTCTTTTAGATAGAGAAAAACGAACTAGGCTTGATATGAATCTGGGCAGGGCTCCAATGAACAGAGCTACCATGCCATCTCATCATCATCAGAATGTTCAGATGAATTTTAATCATGTAATGCAAAACACTGTCAGACCCAGTTTTACAAACTTAAATCCTCATCAGCAACAACAATCTGGACAGACATCTCATCAGGGGCCTAATCGTGGCCGCCCTACTTTTTGGACCATGTGCTCACATTGTTCTGTTAGATATGAGTATTTTCTGGAAGTTTTACACAGATCTCTTCGCTGTCAACATTGCAATAGGCCCTTCGTTGCATTGGATATACAAAGTACAGCACCATCAACTAATTCAACTCAGCAAGCTTTTGGTGCACAGAACCATAGCCAGAATCATAGCGCTTTCAATGTTGGTGTTGGATCTCAAGGTAATGTGCATACTCACAGATCACGCACTgaatcacacaaaaaaaaacgCCATCCTGTGGATGACCTTGTAAAGCCAAAtggaaagagaaggagaaagcGGGCAGCTGAATTCAGTGAAAGTTCTGAATCTGTGGGCAGTACTGATTCGGAATCTGAAGAGGAGATTCGTTTTGACAATGATGCTGTTCCTGGTTTTTCTACCCACATAGAAGAGAATCCACGTAGATCTACGCGACAAAAGCATCAGGTTTCCTACAAGGAAAATGTGAGTGATGATGAAGGGAGTGGATCTCCATCTGGTGCTGGAGAAGAGGAGCATGAGGAGGCAGCTAAAAGTAATGAACAAAATGGTTTGGCTGCTGATAAGAAAGATCAGGGACAGGAAAAGGGGAAGCAGAACTTTTATTCTGAAGAGAGCgttcaaaatataaaagaggAGCTTAAGGAGGTGAGGGAAAAAGAGGCAGTGGGTAGCTCAAACACAGACAAAACTTCAGAGCATTCACCCTTGAAATCAGCAGATCAACCAGCTCAGTTTATTTATCCAGATGCAGAATTCAGTGACTTTGACAAAGACAAGAAAGAGGGGTCTTTTGCTGCTGGGCAGATTTGGGCTATTTACGATACTGTTGATGGTATGCCTCGATTCTATGCTTTAATCAGAAAAGTTCTCTCTCCTGGATTCAAGTTGCGAATAACATGGTTTGAACCAGATGCAGAAGAGAAAGATGAAATCCACTGGATAAATGAGCAATTGCCAGTTGCTTGTGGGAAACATAGACTTGGTAATACAGAAAGTACTGAAGATCCACTGATGTTCTCCCATCTTATTGTTTGTGAAAAGATTGGCCGCAGTAGGTATGAAGTATATCCTAGAAAGGGAGAAACTTGGGCTCTTTTTAAAAATTGGAATATCAAATGGCATATGGATGCGGAGTCGCATAGGcagtatgattttgaatttgtcGAAATCTTATCAGATTACATTGAAGGTATGGGAGTAGTTGTTGCATACCTGGGTAAATTGAAAGGTTTTAcatctctcttctctcaattGGATGGAGGCAAGCGTACCATTCAAATTCCATCAGCCGAGTTATTCAGATTTTCTCACAGGGTTCCATCTTTTAAAATGACTGGTCGGGAAAAAGTTGGTGTTCCTGTAGGGTCTTGGGAACTTGATCCTGTATCCCTGCCAAGGAATATTGAGGAAATTGATGTTCCTGgagatttgaatttaaatgtCGGACATTGTCCATCTAGTGGGAATGGCTCAAGGTCTTCAGATATGTCGAAATTTGCCAGGGAGGTAGATGCATCTACTGCAAAGCTTAATTTGGAAAGAAACAATTCTTCAAAGGAGAACAAGGATCCCGTTGAACATACTGGTAGTGATCTTTCATCCTCAGCCGCAGAAGCTTTTGAAATTCCAGATCCCGAGTTCTATAATTTTGACGGTGGGAGGTCCATAGAAAAGTTTCAGGTTGGTCAGATTTGGGCATTTTACGGGGATGAGGATGGACTACCAAAATACTATGGTCAGATTAAGAAGATTAGGATCAGACCAGAACCTGAGTTGCAAGTTACTTATCTTACTAACTGCTGGATACCAGAGAACTGTGTCAGATGGGAAGATAAAGACATGCTTATTTCCATTGGCAGATTTAAAATCAAAACGAGCGCCAGTCCCTACACTTATACTGACACCCGTTCTATTTCACATCAGGTGCAGACTATTACTGACGGTAAGAAGGAATATGAAATTTTTCCAAGGAAAGGCGAAATTTGGGCATTGTACAAGAATTGGACGACTAAAATAAAACGTTCTGATCTGGCAAATTTGAAGTATGACATAGTGGAAGTTGTTGGAGAAAATGATTTGTGGATGGATGTTGTACCTTTGGAGTTGGTAAGTGGTTATAAGTCAGTTTTTAAGTGCAACTTAAATGCACGATCAGCTAGGACCATGAAAATACTTTGGAAAGAGTTGCTCAGGTTCTCCCACCAAATCCCTGCCTTTAAATTAACAGAAGAACGTGGGGGCAATCTGAGAGGCTTCTGGGAGCTTGATCCTGGAGCATTACCCCATTATTATTTTAGCAGCAAATAA
- the LOC108343206 gene encoding uncharacterized protein LOC108343206 isoform X1 gives MECNKEEAVRAKEIAEKKMQNKDFSGAQKFALKAQQLYPDLENINQMLIVCDVHCFADQKLFGNETNWYKILQIELTADDATIKKQYRKFALQLHPDKNKFSGAEAAFKLIGEAQRVLLDREKRTRLDMNLGRAPMNRATMPSHHHQNVQMNFNHVMQNTVRPSFTNLNPHQQQQSGQTSHQGPNRGRPTFWTMCSHCSVRYEYFLEVLHRSLRCQHCNRPFVALDIQSTAPSTNSTQQAFGAQNHSQNHSAFNVGVGSQGNVHTHRSRTESHKKKRHPVDDLVKPNGKRRRKRAAEFSESSESVGSTDSESEEEIRFDNDAVPGFSTHIEENPRRSTRQKHQVSYKENVSDDEGSGSPSGAGEEEHEEAAKSNEQNGLAADKKDQGQEKGKQNFYSEESVQNIKEELKEVREKEAVGSSNTDKTSEHSPLKSADQPAQFIYPDAEFSDFDKDKKEGSFAAGQIWAIYDTVDGMPRFYALIRKVLSPGFKLRITWFEPDAEEKDEIHWINEQLPVACGKHRLGNTESTEDPLMFSHLIVCEKIGRSRYEVYPRKGETWALFKNWNIKWHMDAESHRQYDFEFVEILSDYIEGMGVVVAYLGKLKGFTSLFSQLDGGKRTIQIPSAELFRFSHRVPSFKMTGREKVGVPVGSWELDPVSLPRNIEEIDVPGDLNLNVGHCPSSGNGSRSSDMSKFAREVDASTAKLNLERNNSSKENKDPVEHTGSDLSSSAAEAFEIPDPEFYNFDGGRSIEKFQVGQIWAFYGDEDGLPKYYGQIKKIRIRPEPELQVTYLTNCWIPENCVRWEDKDMLISIGRFKIKTSASPYTYTDTRSISHQVQTITDGKKEYEIFPRKGEIWALYKNWTTKIKRSDLANLKYDIVEVVGENDLWMDVVPLELVSGYKSVFKCNLNARSARTMKILWKELLRFSHQIPAFKLTEERGGNLRGFWELDPGALPHYYFSSK, from the coding sequence ATGGAGTGCAATAAAGAAGAGGCCGTAAGGGCCAAGGAAATTGctgaaaagaaaatgcaaaacAAAGATTTCAGTGGGGCTCAAAAATTTGCTCTTAAGGCTCAACAGCTATATCCTGATTTGGAGAATATTAATCAAATGCTTATTGTTTGTGATGTGCATTGCTTTGCTGATCAGAAATTGTTTGGCAATGAGACGAACTGGTATAAAATTCTTCAAATTGAGCTGACGGCTGATGATGCAACAATTAAGAAGCAATACAGGAAGTTTGCTCTCCAACTTCATCCTGACAAAAACAAGTTTTCTGGTGCAGAAGCGGCATTTAAGCTGATTGGGGAAGCTCAAAGAGTTCTTTTAGATAGAGAAAAACGAACTAGGCTTGATATGAATCTGGGCAGGGCTCCAATGAACAGAGCTACCATGCCATCTCATCATCATCAGAATGTTCAGATGAATTTTAATCATGTAATGCAAAACACTGTCAGACCCAGTTTTACAAACTTAAATCCTCATCAGCAACAACAATCTGGACAGACATCTCATCAGGGGCCTAATCGTGGCCGCCCTACTTTTTGGACCATGTGCTCACATTGTTCTGTTAGATATGAGTATTTTCTGGAAGTTTTACACAGATCTCTTCGCTGTCAACATTGCAATAGGCCCTTCGTTGCATTGGATATACAAAGTACAGCACCATCAACTAATTCAACTCAGCAAGCTTTTGGTGCACAGAACCATAGCCAGAATCATAGCGCTTTCAATGTTGGTGTTGGATCTCAAGGTAATGTGCATACTCACAGATCACGCACTgaatcacacaaaaaaaaacgCCATCCTGTGGATGACCTTGTAAAGCCAAAtggaaagagaaggagaaagcGGGCAGCTGAATTCAGTGAAAGTTCTGAATCTGTGGGCAGTACTGATTCGGAATCTGAAGAGGAGATTCGTTTTGACAATGATGCTGTTCCTGGTTTTTCTACCCACATAGAAGAGAATCCACGTAGATCTACGCGACAAAAGCATCAGGTTTCCTACAAGGAAAATGTGAGTGATGATGAAGGGAGTGGATCTCCATCTGGTGCTGGAGAAGAGGAGCATGAGGAGGCAGCTAAAAGTAATGAACAAAATGGTTTGGCTGCTGATAAGAAAGATCAGGGACAGGAAAAGGGGAAGCAGAACTTTTATTCTGAAGAGAGCgttcaaaatataaaagaggAGCTTAAGGAGGTGAGGGAAAAAGAGGCAGTGGGTAGCTCAAACACAGACAAAACTTCAGAGCATTCACCCTTGAAATCAGCAGATCAACCAGCTCAGTTTATTTATCCAGATGCAGAATTCAGTGACTTTGACAAAGACAAGAAAGAGGGGTCTTTTGCTGCTGGGCAGATTTGGGCTATTTACGATACTGTTGATGGTATGCCTCGATTCTATGCTTTAATCAGAAAAGTTCTCTCTCCTGGATTCAAGTTGCGAATAACATGGTTTGAACCAGATGCAGAAGAGAAAGATGAAATCCACTGGATAAATGAGCAATTGCCAGTTGCTTGTGGGAAACATAGACTTGGTAATACAGAAAGTACTGAAGATCCACTGATGTTCTCCCATCTTATTGTTTGTGAAAAGATTGGCCGCAGTAGGTATGAAGTATATCCTAGAAAGGGAGAAACTTGGGCTCTTTTTAAAAATTGGAATATCAAATGGCATATGGATGCGGAGTCGCATAGGcagtatgattttgaatttgtcGAAATCTTATCAGATTACATTGAAGGTATGGGAGTAGTTGTTGCATACCTGGGTAAATTGAAAGGTTTTAcatctctcttctctcaattGGATGGAGGCAAGCGTACCATTCAAATTCCATCAGCCGAGTTATTCAGATTTTCTCACAGGGTTCCATCTTTTAAAATGACTGGTCGGGAAAAAGTTGGTGTTCCTGTAGGGTCTTGGGAACTTGATCCTGTATCCCTGCCAAGGAATATTGAGGAAATTGATGTTCCTGgagatttgaatttaaatgtCGGACATTGTCCATCTAGTGGGAATGGCTCAAGGTCTTCAGATATGTCGAAATTTGCCAGGGAGGTAGATGCATCTACTGCAAAGCTTAATTTGGAAAGAAACAATTCTTCAAAGGAGAACAAGGATCCCGTTGAACATACTGGTAGTGATCTTTCATCCTCAGCCGCAGAAGCTTTTGAAATTCCAGATCCCGAGTTCTATAATTTTGACGGTGGGAGGTCCATAGAAAAGTTTCAGGTTGGTCAGATTTGGGCATTTTACGGGGATGAGGATGGACTACCAAAATACTATGGTCAGATTAAGAAGATTAGGATCAGACCAGAACCTGAGTTGCAAGTTACTTATCTTACTAACTGCTGGATACCAGAGAACTGTGTCAGATGGGAAGATAAAGACATGCTTATTTCCATTGGCAGATTTAAAATCAAAACGAGCGCCAGTCCCTACACTTATACTGACACCCGTTCTATTTCACATCAGGTGCAGACTATTACTGACGGTAAGAAGGAATATGAAATTTTTCCAAGGAAAGGCGAAATTTGGGCATTGTACAAGAATTGGACGACTAAAATAAAACGTTCTGATCTGGCAAATTTGAAGTATGACATAGTGGAAGTTGTTGGAGAAAATGATTTGTGGATGGATGTTGTACCTTTGGAGTTGGTAAGTGGTTATAAGTCAGTTTTTAAGTGCAACTTAAATGCACGATCAGCTAGGACCATGAAAATACTTTGGAAAGAGTTGCTCAGGTTCTCCCACCAAATCCCTGCCTTTAAATTAACAGAAGAACGTGGGGGCAATCTGAGAGGCTTCTGGGAGCTTGATCCTGGAGCATTACCCCATTATTATTTTAGCAGCAAATAA